In one Nocardioides luteus genomic region, the following are encoded:
- the ligD gene encoding non-homologous end-joining DNA ligase yields the protein MTKASPSVEIEVDNRVVRISNPDRVYFPETGATKLDVAQYYLAVGPGIVNALWERPCMLHRFPKGLAGPKVHQKRLPQGAPDWIETVRLYFPRWGRTADELCVTELGAVIWAVQMSTVEFHPWNSRREDTEKPDEWRIDLDPGPECPFSTVQTVAGVVRELLDELGAVGYPKTSGGSGMHVYVRIPAEHGFQDVRRAAHAFAREVERRAPKLVTTAWWRKDRDPAQLFVDFNQNTRDHTIACAYSIRGVADGRVSTPITWEETKDVDPRDFTMRTVPARFAEIGDLHADIDDHPFSIEPLLEWADRDERDGAETPPDEE from the coding sequence ATGACCAAGGCATCGCCGTCGGTGGAGATAGAGGTCGACAACCGCGTCGTCAGGATCTCCAACCCGGACCGGGTCTACTTTCCCGAGACAGGCGCGACGAAGCTCGACGTGGCGCAGTACTACCTCGCCGTCGGCCCGGGGATCGTCAATGCGCTGTGGGAGCGGCCGTGCATGCTGCACAGGTTCCCCAAGGGCCTGGCGGGGCCGAAGGTGCACCAGAAGCGGCTGCCGCAGGGGGCGCCCGACTGGATCGAGACCGTACGCCTCTACTTCCCGCGCTGGGGCCGCACGGCCGACGAGCTGTGCGTGACCGAGCTCGGCGCGGTGATCTGGGCGGTCCAGATGTCGACCGTCGAGTTCCACCCCTGGAACAGCCGCCGCGAGGACACCGAGAAGCCCGACGAGTGGCGCATCGACCTCGACCCCGGTCCCGAGTGCCCGTTCTCGACGGTGCAGACCGTGGCCGGCGTCGTCCGCGAGCTGCTCGACGAGCTCGGCGCGGTGGGCTACCCGAAGACGAGCGGCGGCTCCGGGATGCACGTGTACGTGCGGATCCCCGCGGAGCACGGCTTTCAGGACGTACGCCGCGCTGCGCACGCATTCGCCCGCGAGGTCGAGCGCCGGGCACCGAAGCTGGTCACCACCGCCTGGTGGCGCAAGGATCGCGACCCGGCGCAGCTGTTCGTCGACTTCAACCAGAACACCCGCGACCACACGATCGCGTGCGCCTACTCGATCCGCGGCGTCGCCGACGGCCGGGTCTCCACCCCGATCACCTGGGAGGAGACCAAGGACGTCGACCCGCGCGACTTCACGATGCGTACGGTGCCGGCGCGGTTCGCGGAGATCGGCGACCTGCACGCCGACATCGACGACCACCCGTTCTCGATCGAGCCGTTGCTCGAATGGGCCGACCGCGACGAGCGCGACGGCGCCGAGACGCCTCCCGACGAGGAGTGA
- a CDS encoding primosomal protein N' — translation MSVVSRGPQEAAGAAELELPGLVRDRVKEGRAKAAATRARKAAEAETAEIDPVAKVLIDLPMAHLDRPFDYAVPASMAEEAQPGVRVKVRFGPKDVDGFVVARAEASEHTKLQPLKRVVSPEVVLTPQVAALSEAVARRYAGPRADVLRLAVPPRHASTEKEPSPPAPVAPPFDPAAAAAAWAGHEPAGAFLRHLASGGAPRAVWHAAAGTDHADLIAHATAATLASGRGALVVVPDWRDVARLDTAMTKVLGEGRHAVLAADAGPASRYREFLRVSRGAVKVAIGTRAAAFAPVRDLGLVVVWDDGDDLLAEQRSPYPHARDVLLLRAELEQAAALVGGFARSVEAGFLAETGWAQEIRPTRALARQRVSIEITGDTDFDLEKDPLTRASRVPREAHEAIRAALATGPVLLQTPRRGYAASLACDRCRTPARCSACQGPLQLGGPAAPPTCAWCGHVEAAWACGACGGFGLRAPIIGEARTAEEMGRSFAGVRVVTSSAGAVKQTVPGTPAIVVATIGAEPVVSTGSTTGSGYAAVLLLDTWLLLGRPDLRTDEEALRRWSNAAGLVRPGGRVLVVGDPALPVLQALVRWDQPGFAQREASARQEAHLPPASRMATITGTPGALDDALTLLALPPGAEVLGPVPAEPTSTGEPRLRAVVRVPRSLGTKLTEALGELQRVRSARKLDPVRVQVDPPTL, via the coding sequence ATGTCGGTTGTGAGCCGGGGACCGCAGGAGGCAGCCGGGGCAGCCGAGCTGGAGCTGCCCGGGCTGGTTCGCGACCGGGTCAAGGAGGGGCGGGCGAAGGCCGCGGCCACGCGTGCGCGCAAGGCTGCCGAGGCGGAGACCGCCGAGATCGATCCGGTCGCCAAGGTCTTGATCGATCTGCCGATGGCCCACCTCGACCGGCCCTTCGACTATGCCGTGCCGGCCTCGATGGCCGAGGAGGCGCAGCCCGGGGTGCGGGTGAAGGTCCGGTTCGGGCCCAAGGACGTCGACGGCTTCGTCGTGGCCCGCGCCGAGGCCTCCGAGCACACCAAGCTGCAGCCGCTCAAGCGGGTCGTCAGCCCCGAGGTGGTGCTCACCCCGCAGGTCGCCGCGCTGAGCGAGGCGGTCGCCCGGCGCTACGCGGGACCCCGGGCCGACGTGCTCCGGCTGGCCGTTCCGCCGAGGCACGCGTCGACCGAGAAGGAGCCGTCGCCACCGGCTCCTGTGGCCCCGCCGTTCGACCCAGCCGCAGCCGCCGCGGCGTGGGCCGGTCACGAGCCCGCGGGCGCGTTCCTGCGGCACCTGGCTTCCGGCGGCGCGCCGCGCGCGGTCTGGCACGCCGCGGCCGGCACCGACCACGCCGACCTGATCGCGCACGCGACCGCGGCGACCCTGGCCTCCGGGCGGGGTGCGCTGGTCGTGGTGCCGGACTGGAGGGACGTCGCCCGCCTCGACACCGCGATGACGAAGGTGCTGGGAGAGGGCCGCCACGCCGTGCTGGCAGCCGATGCCGGGCCGGCGTCTCGCTACCGCGAGTTCCTGCGGGTCTCCCGAGGTGCGGTGAAGGTGGCCATCGGCACCCGTGCCGCAGCGTTCGCGCCGGTGCGCGACCTCGGGCTCGTCGTCGTCTGGGACGACGGCGACGACCTGCTCGCCGAGCAGCGTTCGCCCTACCCGCACGCGCGGGACGTACTGCTGCTGCGGGCCGAGCTGGAGCAGGCGGCCGCGCTCGTGGGCGGCTTCGCCCGCAGCGTGGAGGCCGGGTTCCTGGCCGAGACGGGCTGGGCGCAGGAGATCCGGCCGACGCGTGCCCTGGCTCGGCAGCGGGTGAGCATCGAGATCACCGGCGACACCGACTTCGACCTCGAGAAGGATCCGCTCACCCGAGCCTCGCGCGTGCCCCGAGAGGCCCACGAGGCGATCCGCGCCGCGCTCGCCACCGGACCGGTCCTGCTTCAGACCCCGCGCCGCGGATATGCGGCCTCGCTGGCCTGCGACCGGTGTCGTACGCCGGCCAGGTGCTCGGCCTGTCAGGGGCCGCTGCAGCTCGGCGGGCCGGCCGCGCCGCCGACGTGTGCCTGGTGCGGACACGTCGAGGCGGCGTGGGCGTGCGGTGCCTGCGGAGGGTTCGGCCTGCGGGCGCCGATCATCGGCGAGGCCCGCACGGCCGAGGAGATGGGTCGCTCCTTCGCCGGGGTGCGGGTGGTGACCTCCTCGGCCGGGGCGGTCAAGCAGACCGTGCCGGGGACTCCTGCCATCGTCGTCGCGACGATCGGCGCCGAACCGGTGGTCTCGACAGGCTCGACCACCGGTAGCGGCTATGCCGCGGTGCTGCTGCTCGACACCTGGCTGCTGCTGGGGCGCCCGGACCTGCGTACGGACGAGGAGGCGCTGCGCCGCTGGAGCAACGCCGCCGGTCTGGTCCGGCCCGGCGGGCGGGTGCTGGTCGTCGGCGACCCCGCGCTGCCGGTGCTGCAGGCGCTGGTGCGCTGGGACCAACCGGGTTTCGCCCAACGGGAGGCGTCCGCACGGCAGGAGGCCCACCTCCCGCCGGCCTCGCGGATGGCCACCATCACCGGCACCCCCGGGGCGCTCGACGACGCGCTCACGCTCCTCGCGCTGCCGCCGGGCGCGGAGGTCCTGGGCCCTGTCCCGGCCGAGCCCACCTCCACCGGCGAGCCGCGACTGCGCGCGGTCGTACGCGTCCCGCGGTCCCTCGGCACCAAGCTCACCGAGGCGCTCGGCGAGCTGCAGCGGGTGCGGTCGGCGCGCAAGCTCGACCCGGTGCGGGTCCAGGTCGATCCGCCGACGCTCTGA
- a CDS encoding acyltransferase family protein: protein MSSTGSPTGSATSSRQRLDIQGLRAIAVLAVVALHVGFGSLTGGFVGVDVFFAISGFLITQQLMRQVRTEGRVSLLGFYARRARRILPAATVVLLATVVYAAFFLGFVRTREIALDALWSAAFAANFRFAALETDYFSAALPPSPLQHFWSLAVEEQFYLVWPLVILGCLWVLKRRSEHAEPDPRGRRRVLVIALGVVIVASLLASAVLTRTSPEAAYFSPFTRAWELGLGAIAAIAFRDDGPQDATARWRAQVLSAFGMFFIVCACLQFNDATPFPGTPALVPVLGSVFIIVAGTLWHGPTVVGRLLSVPPLQVIGNWSYSLYLWHFPVLVLAELQLGRELHWWEQILLVALAFVLAGLSYRFVEEPFRRGVLWRRPVLRRAGSLGPVALYPLSITLVALTCFGANSYATGAARDGYQPAITLAEADSSGSAEEPKDSEQPDRPASSDAPPAAKAQEPDPLPDLVKASVLAARKNQPIPTNLEPGLTNLSDDVETVGACNYYATNVRKLCPRGDVDAEKTMVIIGDSHARHWTPAVEEIAERSGYRGYVLAMPQCTVSLVTPDKIDSTDPMTSCDDFHDFMLSSVKKLRPDLLLISSRPISAAYHDSSGRHTDREDVRRAVYRGYERLLAQVKPVAKRTVWLRDVPALEFDPATCLSSNKTLSPCTYKPLESQQDGADLQMQAAKAARVETVDLDDMFCDSVGICTTVVGDTITHRDGHHLTATYSEELARTLGERLEVW from the coding sequence GTGAGCTCGACAGGCTCGCCCACCGGGAGCGCGACCTCGTCTCGGCAACGTCTCGACATCCAGGGACTGCGCGCGATCGCGGTGCTCGCGGTCGTCGCGCTGCACGTCGGCTTCGGATCGCTGACCGGCGGCTTCGTCGGCGTCGACGTCTTCTTCGCGATCTCGGGCTTCCTGATCACCCAGCAGCTGATGCGGCAGGTGCGCACCGAGGGCCGGGTCAGCCTGCTCGGCTTCTACGCGCGCCGGGCTCGGCGGATCCTGCCCGCGGCGACCGTGGTCCTGCTGGCGACCGTGGTCTACGCCGCGTTCTTCCTCGGCTTCGTACGCACCCGCGAGATCGCCCTGGACGCGCTGTGGTCGGCGGCCTTCGCCGCCAACTTCCGGTTCGCCGCGCTGGAGACCGACTACTTCTCGGCAGCCCTGCCGCCGTCACCGCTGCAGCACTTCTGGTCGCTCGCCGTCGAGGAGCAGTTCTATCTGGTCTGGCCGCTGGTGATCCTGGGGTGCCTGTGGGTGCTGAAGAGGCGCAGCGAGCACGCCGAGCCCGACCCCCGCGGCCGCCGGCGCGTGCTGGTCATCGCGCTCGGTGTCGTCATCGTCGCATCGCTGCTCGCCTCGGCGGTGCTGACCCGGACCAGCCCGGAGGCGGCGTACTTCTCACCTTTCACCCGCGCCTGGGAGCTCGGCCTGGGCGCGATCGCGGCGATCGCGTTCCGTGACGACGGGCCGCAGGACGCCACCGCGCGCTGGCGCGCGCAGGTGCTCTCCGCGTTCGGGATGTTCTTCATCGTGTGCGCCTGCCTGCAGTTCAACGACGCGACGCCGTTCCCGGGCACACCGGCGCTCGTGCCGGTCCTCGGCAGCGTCTTCATCATCGTGGCCGGCACGCTCTGGCACGGCCCGACCGTGGTCGGCAGGCTGCTGTCGGTGCCGCCGCTCCAGGTGATCGGCAACTGGTCCTACTCGCTCTACCTGTGGCACTTCCCGGTGCTGGTCCTGGCCGAGCTGCAGCTGGGTCGTGAGCTGCACTGGTGGGAGCAGATCCTCCTGGTGGCGCTGGCGTTCGTGCTGGCAGGGCTCTCCTACCGCTTCGTCGAGGAGCCGTTCCGGCGCGGCGTCCTGTGGCGCCGCCCGGTGCTGAGGCGGGCCGGTTCGCTGGGTCCGGTCGCGCTCTACCCGCTGAGCATCACCCTGGTCGCGTTGACCTGCTTCGGGGCCAACTCCTACGCCACCGGGGCGGCCCGGGACGGCTACCAGCCGGCCATCACGCTCGCCGAGGCCGACTCCTCCGGCTCCGCCGAGGAGCCCAAGGACTCCGAGCAGCCCGATCGGCCGGCATCGAGCGACGCACCGCCCGCTGCCAAGGCGCAGGAGCCCGACCCGCTCCCGGACCTGGTGAAGGCCTCGGTGCTCGCGGCCCGCAAGAACCAGCCCATCCCCACCAACCTCGAGCCGGGGCTGACGAACCTCTCCGACGACGTCGAGACGGTCGGTGCGTGCAACTACTACGCGACCAACGTACGCAAGCTGTGCCCGCGCGGCGACGTCGACGCCGAGAAGACGATGGTGATCATCGGCGACTCCCACGCCCGCCACTGGACGCCCGCGGTCGAGGAGATCGCCGAGCGCTCCGGCTACCGCGGCTACGTCCTGGCGATGCCGCAGTGCACCGTCTCGCTGGTCACGCCCGACAAGATCGACAGCACCGACCCGATGACCTCGTGCGACGACTTCCACGACTTCATGCTCTCCTCGGTCAAGAAGCTCCGTCCCGACCTGCTGCTGATCTCCTCACGCCCGATCAGCGCCGCCTACCACGACTCATCCGGCCGCCACACCGACCGTGAGGACGTACGCCGCGCCGTCTACCGCGGCTACGAGCGGCTGCTGGCCCAGGTGAAGCCTGTCGCCAAGCGCACCGTGTGGCTTCGCGACGTACCGGCGCTCGAGTTCGACCCGGCCACCTGCCTGAGCAGCAACAAGACGCTCTCGCCGTGCACCTACAAGCCGCTCGAGAGTCAGCAGGACGGCGCCGACCTGCAGATGCAGGCGGCCAAGGCCGCTCGCGTCGAGACCGTCGACCTCGACGACATGTTCTGCGACAGCGTCGGCATCTGCACCACGGTCGTCGGTGACACGATCACCCACCGCGACGGGCATCACCTCACCGCGACCTACTCCGAGGAGCTCGCCCGCACGCTGGGCGAACGGCTCGAGGTCTGGTGA
- the fmt gene encoding methionyl-tRNA formyltransferase, which yields MRVVFAGTPEVAVPSLDAIAASRHELVGVVTRPDAAQGRSKRLVPSPVAQRAEELGVPVLKPEHPREPEFQAALKALEPDCCPVVAYGAMLPQSALDIPPHGWVNLHFSLLPAYRGAAPVQRAVWAGEEISGATTFRIVKAMDAGPVFGTMTQALAPDETSGSLFEKLTVGGATLLVSTLDGIEDGSLEAREQPADGVSYADKITVEDAQVDWTQNAVAIDRQVRACTPAPGAWTLLDGERFKVGPVTMTEDEAAPGELVVRKNEVLVGTGTTAIRLGRVKAFGKKEMPAADWARGVRLESGVAFE from the coding sequence ATGAGGGTCGTCTTCGCAGGCACGCCCGAGGTCGCCGTACCCTCCCTGGACGCGATCGCCGCCTCCCGCCACGAGCTGGTCGGTGTCGTCACCCGGCCTGATGCGGCCCAGGGCCGCAGCAAGCGGCTGGTGCCCTCTCCGGTCGCCCAGCGGGCCGAGGAGCTGGGGGTGCCGGTGCTCAAGCCGGAGCACCCCCGCGAGCCCGAGTTCCAGGCTGCGCTGAAGGCCCTGGAGCCCGACTGCTGCCCGGTGGTCGCCTACGGCGCGATGCTGCCGCAGTCGGCGCTGGACATCCCGCCGCACGGCTGGGTCAACCTGCACTTCTCGCTCCTGCCCGCCTACCGTGGCGCGGCTCCGGTACAGCGTGCGGTCTGGGCCGGCGAGGAGATCTCCGGCGCCACCACGTTCCGGATCGTGAAGGCGATGGACGCCGGGCCCGTCTTCGGCACCATGACCCAGGCGCTGGCCCCTGACGAGACCTCCGGGTCGCTCTTCGAGAAGCTCACCGTCGGTGGCGCCACGCTGCTGGTCTCCACCCTCGACGGGATCGAGGACGGCTCCCTGGAGGCGCGCGAGCAGCCCGCCGACGGCGTCTCCTACGCCGACAAGATCACCGTCGAAGACGCCCAGGTCGACTGGACCCAGAACGCGGTCGCCATCGACCGGCAGGTCCGCGCCTGCACCCCGGCACCGGGAGCCTGGACACTGCTCGACGGCGAGCGGTTCAAGGTCGGCCCGGTCACGATGACCGAGGACGAGGCTGCCCCCGGCGAGCTGGTCGTCCGCAAGAACGAGGTGCTCGTCGGCACCGGCACGACGGCCATACGCCTGGGCCGCGTGAAGGCCTTCGGCAAGAAGGAGATGCCGGCGGCCGACTGGGCCCGTGGCGTACGTCTGGAGTCCGGTGTCGCCTTCGAATAG
- a CDS encoding AAA family ATPase — protein MDFDQPPVVRVEADPTREPLLPGEWPLTVPAVAQVVEKGLELAAGVTFLVGENGSGKSTIVEAVAAAYGLNPEGGSRNTNHSTRASESPLSDVLRLQRGLGSARWGFFLRAETMHGWYTYMEDLGHSPAGEPVFHEMSHGESFLAVLRQRFDTPGFYCLDEPEAALSFMSTMGLIATLDEVVRDGGQVLCATHSPVLAAMPGATLLEVGDWGLRETTWEDLELVRHWRSYLDDPRRYLRHILD, from the coding sequence ATGGACTTCGACCAGCCTCCCGTCGTACGCGTCGAGGCGGATCCCACGCGTGAGCCGCTGCTGCCGGGCGAGTGGCCGCTGACCGTGCCGGCCGTCGCCCAGGTCGTGGAGAAGGGGCTCGAGCTCGCGGCCGGGGTGACGTTCCTGGTCGGTGAGAACGGCTCGGGAAAGTCGACGATCGTGGAGGCCGTCGCCGCGGCGTACGGCCTCAATCCCGAGGGCGGCTCGCGCAACACCAACCACTCGACGCGGGCGTCGGAGTCACCGCTGAGCGACGTCCTCCGCCTCCAGCGCGGCCTGGGCTCGGCACGCTGGGGCTTCTTCCTCCGCGCGGAGACGATGCACGGCTGGTACACCTACATGGAGGATCTCGGTCACTCACCGGCGGGCGAGCCGGTGTTCCACGAGATGAGCCACGGCGAGTCCTTCCTCGCGGTGCTGCGCCAGCGCTTCGACACCCCCGGCTTCTACTGCCTCGACGAGCCCGAGGCGGCGCTGTCGTTCATGTCCACGATGGGGCTGATCGCCACGCTGGACGAGGTGGTGCGAGACGGCGGTCAGGTGCTCTGTGCCACCCACTCCCCGGTGCTCGCCGCGATGCCCGGCGCCACCCTCCTCGAGGTCGGCGACTGGGGTCTGCGGGAGACGACGTGGGAAGACCTCGAGCTCGTACGCCACTGGCGCAGCTACCTCGACGACCCGCGCCGCTACCTGCGTCACATCCTCGACTGA
- the def gene encoding peptide deformylase, with protein sequence MAVQPIRLFGDPVLRKPAIEVVDFDKELHKLVADLTDTMLEAPGAGLAAPQIGVSLRVFTWYVDGQVGHLVNPDLTLSEETQDGGEGCLSLPDITFDCRRALSVVAKGFDMHGEPVTIEGSELLARAIQHETDHLDGILFIDRLDEAARKAAMKEIRESEWFGLEKPTVKISPHATNGFGF encoded by the coding sequence GTGGCAGTCCAGCCCATCCGACTCTTCGGCGACCCCGTGCTGCGCAAGCCAGCCATCGAGGTCGTCGACTTCGACAAGGAGCTGCACAAGCTCGTTGCCGACCTGACCGACACCATGCTCGAGGCGCCCGGCGCCGGACTGGCCGCTCCGCAGATCGGCGTGAGCCTGCGGGTCTTCACCTGGTACGTCGACGGCCAGGTGGGTCATCTGGTCAACCCGGACCTGACCCTGTCGGAGGAGACGCAGGACGGGGGAGAGGGCTGCCTCTCGCTGCCCGACATCACCTTCGACTGCCGCCGCGCGCTGTCGGTCGTGGCCAAGGGCTTCGACATGCACGGCGAGCCGGTGACGATCGAGGGCTCCGAGCTGCTCGCCCGCGCCATCCAGCACGAGACCGACCACCTCGACGGCATCCTGTTCATCGACCGGCTCGACGAGGCTGCCCGCAAGGCGGCGATGAAGGAGATCCGGGAGTCGGAGTGGTTCGGCCTGGAGAAGCCGACGGTGAAGATCTCGCCGCACGCGACGAACGGGTTCGGGTTCTGA
- a CDS encoding RsmB/NOP family class I SAM-dependent RNA methyltransferase → MSPSNRRRPGRRPQGPRRPGERGGTRPTDPARLAAFEVLKAVRVDEAYANLVLPHVLGRLGLEGRDAAFATELASGTLRQQGTYDAVLAACIDRPLAKVEAKVLDVLRLGAHQVLSMRVPDHAAISTSVDLARAKVGQGPAGFVNAVLRKVTRNTLEEWVAEVAPAREKDHDGWATVAFSHPRWVVEQLAEAVGRDQIDALLEADNVPPSVTLVARPGRATVDELGGTPTSYSPFGVTLDSGSPAGIAAVAEGRAGVQDEGSQLVAIALAEADVEPDKPRAESWLDLCAGPGGKSALLAALAAQQGAALVANERQPHRAGLVLANLTDRSAGSHVEGVAGVVAGDGTRPPFKDATFDRILVDAPCTGLGALRRRPEARWRRGTADLDVLVDLQRSLLDRAVDLTRPGGVVLYATCSPVLAETSGVVQSVLADRSDVRLEPIAATVGDVPDSTGPIEGTVQLWPHRHGTDAMFLALLRRTRA, encoded by the coding sequence GTGTCGCCTTCGAATAGGAGGCGCCCCGGCCGGAGGCCCCAGGGACCGCGGCGACCGGGAGAGCGGGGCGGCACCAGGCCCACGGATCCGGCGCGGCTGGCGGCGTTCGAGGTGCTCAAGGCGGTGCGGGTCGACGAGGCGTATGCCAACCTGGTGCTGCCCCACGTCCTCGGCCGCCTCGGGCTGGAGGGTCGCGACGCGGCCTTCGCCACCGAGCTGGCGTCAGGGACGCTGCGGCAGCAGGGCACCTACGACGCCGTCCTGGCTGCGTGCATCGACCGGCCGCTGGCCAAGGTCGAGGCGAAGGTGCTCGACGTGCTGCGGCTGGGGGCGCACCAGGTGCTCTCCATGCGGGTGCCCGACCATGCCGCGATCTCGACCAGCGTCGACCTGGCCCGCGCCAAGGTCGGCCAGGGGCCGGCGGGCTTCGTCAACGCCGTCCTGCGCAAGGTCACCCGCAACACGCTCGAGGAGTGGGTCGCCGAGGTCGCGCCCGCGCGTGAGAAGGACCACGACGGCTGGGCCACGGTCGCCTTCAGCCATCCGCGCTGGGTCGTGGAGCAGCTGGCCGAGGCCGTCGGCCGCGACCAGATCGATGCGCTGCTCGAGGCGGACAACGTGCCGCCGTCGGTCACGCTCGTCGCCCGTCCCGGGCGCGCCACGGTCGACGAGCTCGGCGGTACGCCGACGTCCTACTCGCCCTTCGGCGTCACCCTCGACTCCGGCTCACCGGCCGGGATCGCCGCGGTCGCGGAGGGGCGCGCGGGCGTGCAGGACGAGGGCTCGCAGCTCGTGGCCATCGCACTGGCCGAGGCCGACGTCGAGCCGGACAAGCCCCGGGCGGAGTCCTGGCTGGACCTGTGTGCCGGGCCCGGCGGCAAGTCGGCCCTGCTGGCGGCCCTGGCCGCGCAGCAGGGTGCCGCGCTGGTCGCCAACGAGCGCCAGCCGCACCGCGCCGGACTCGTGCTGGCCAACCTGACCGACCGCTCGGCCGGATCACACGTCGAGGGGGTCGCGGGCGTCGTCGCCGGCGACGGAACCAGGCCGCCGTTCAAGGACGCCACCTTCGACCGGATCCTCGTCGACGCCCCGTGCACCGGGCTGGGGGCGCTGCGCCGCCGGCCGGAGGCGCGCTGGCGTCGCGGCACGGCCGACCTGGACGTACTCGTCGACCTGCAGCGCTCCCTCCTCGACCGGGCCGTCGACCTGACCCGACCGGGCGGCGTGGTGCTCTACGCCACCTGCTCGCCGGTGCTGGCGGAGACGAGCGGCGTGGTGCAGAGCGTGCTCGCGGACCGATCCGACGTCCGCCTGGAGCCCATCGCCGCCACGGTCGGCGACGTGCCCGACAGCACCGGGCCGATCGAGGGCACCGTGCAGTTGTGGCCGCACCGGCACGGCACCGATGCGATGTTCCTGGCGCTGCTGCGCCGCACCCGGGCGTGA
- a CDS encoding RecB family exonuclease, which produces MSTSPADARSTPVDGINVLGSLSPSRASDFTSCPLLYRFRTIDQLPEPPSEAAARGTVVHKVLEDLFDLPAPERTPRQARSMVEQAWEDVRSLDPALATLFTSAADEAETAWLESCRQVLRRYFDLEDPRRLEPAEREHYVEALLDSKLLLRGFIDRVDIAADGRIRVVDYKTSRIPSEAYEAKALFQLRFYALVIWRTRGVVPAMLQLIYLGSGDILRYVPDEADLLATERKAEAIWRAIRTAQETGEWLPNPGKLCGWCAHKPLCPAFGGTPPPLPPTPGPVTAGDDLDLD; this is translated from the coding sequence ATGAGCACCTCACCAGCCGACGCGCGGTCGACCCCGGTCGACGGCATCAACGTGCTGGGGTCGCTCTCGCCGAGCCGCGCGAGCGACTTCACCTCGTGCCCGCTGCTCTACCGGTTCCGCACGATCGACCAGCTCCCCGAGCCGCCCTCGGAGGCGGCCGCGCGCGGCACCGTGGTGCACAAGGTGCTCGAGGACCTCTTCGACCTGCCCGCCCCCGAACGCACGCCCCGGCAGGCGAGGTCGATGGTGGAGCAGGCGTGGGAGGACGTACGCAGCCTCGACCCGGCCCTGGCGACGCTGTTCACCTCGGCGGCCGATGAGGCGGAGACGGCCTGGCTGGAGTCGTGCCGCCAGGTGCTGCGCCGCTACTTCGACCTGGAGGACCCGCGGCGTCTGGAGCCGGCCGAGCGCGAGCACTACGTCGAGGCTCTGCTCGACTCCAAGCTGCTGCTGCGAGGCTTCATCGACCGGGTCGACATCGCCGCCGACGGCCGGATCCGCGTGGTCGACTACAAGACCTCGAGGATCCCGAGCGAGGCCTACGAGGCGAAGGCGCTGTTCCAGCTCAGGTTCTACGCCCTGGTGATCTGGCGCACCCGAGGCGTGGTGCCGGCCATGCTCCAGCTGATCTACCTCGGCTCCGGCGACATCCTGCGCTACGTGCCGGACGAGGCTGACCTGCTCGCGACCGAGCGCAAGGCCGAGGCGATCTGGCGGGCGATCCGCACCGCCCAGGAGACCGGGGAGTGGCTGCCCAACCCGGGGAAGCTGTGCGGCTGGTGCGCCCACAAGCCGCTGTGCCCCGCCTTCGGGGGCACTCCTCCCCCGCTCCCGCCCACTCCAGGCCCCGTCACGGCGGGCGACGACCTCGATCTCGACTAG